Sequence from the Christiangramia fulva genome:
GCTTTTCCGCCATAAAGATTATGCCGAGATGCGTGATATTCGTGAAGAAAACCCTACCGAAGTAGAAGCAAAAGAAGTAGGCCTTAATTATGTAGATCTTGACGGAAATGTTGGATGTATGGTTAACGGTGCCGGACTTGCAATGGCGACCATGGACCTTATCAAAATGGCTGGCGGGGAACCTGCTAACTTCCTTGACGTTGGTGGTACTGCCGATGCTAAAAGGGTCGAAGAGGCTTTCCGATTGATTTTAAAAGACGATAATGTTGAAGCTATTCTTGTGAATATCTTTGGAGGTATTGTTCGTTGCGACCGTGTAGCCCAGGGAATTGTAGATGCCTATAAGAACATGGGTGACGCGATTAATGTGCCGATTATTGTAAGACTTCAGGGAACCAATGCCGAGCAGGCCAAAGAATTGATAGATAGTAGCGGACTTAAAGTCTACAGTGCTGTAGAATTTAAAGAAGCTGCCGATAAAGTACAGGAAGTACTTTCATAATAACTTTCTCAAACAATAGAAAAACGGGAGCCGCAGCGATGCGGCTCTCTTTTTTATGCTATTAAATTTTTCTTAAAAAATAAATTTACTGTAACAAACAGATTGGATTAAGGGTCTTTATTATGAACCTTAAAACAATCAAAAAATGAAAAAGTTACAGTTAGTTTTCATCACACTGGCTCTTATCACAACAAGTATTTGTAGTGCCAGCACAAAACCTTCTTCTGATTTTGTTTCGGAAGTAAAAACTTACCTGCAGGATCTTCCCCTGGAAATTAAACATGATGTTTCAATAAAAGTAAGCTTCAGTTTGAATGAGAAAAACGAGATGGTTGTTCATTCGGTTAAAGCACCAAATGTTTTTCTTAGAAAGCTTATTACAAAGCGTCTGGACCATGTAAAGATGAACGCCAGTCTTGATTCTTCTTTTGAGGAATACACACTTCCTGTTAGGATCACTCCCTAAAAGATCATTAAAAATCAAAAAAGCCCGGTTCATCAGCCGGGCTTTTTTTATTGCTTTTAAAATTGTTTCTATTCTTTCGTTTTTTCAGAATCGGTATCAGGATACCAATCCATCAATTCAACTTCTATATTTTTATCGCCTTCATTTACAAGTTCCTTGAATTTCTCAATATTTGCAAAACCATCTTTTCCGCGGTAATGATAAGGAATTACTTTTTTAGGTTTGAAGGCAAGTACTCCTTCCGCAGCCTGTTTAACCGGCATGGTGTAAGGCAGGTTCATTGAAACAAGGGCCACATCAATATTTTCTAAATTTCTCATTTCCGGAGTATCTTCTGTATCTCCTGAAATGTAAAGGCGTTTACCATTTTTTTCAAGTACGTATCCGTTTCCCCTTCCTTTGGGATGAAACGCATCCTTACTTTCAGGAAGGTTGTACATAGGAACTGCCTTTATCTTAAAGTCCATAATTTCTTTGGTATCACCATTATTCATCACTATAAGATTAGTCTGTAGTTCTTCGGGTAATTTTTCTTTTACTGCCTGAGGGACTATTATTTTAGTGTCGCCCAGA
This genomic interval carries:
- a CDS encoding MBL fold metallo-hydrolase — translated: MKSIISLFVTIILLIGCKNNESEKMVEEDQANDVAENASVQEMPQDSTEIEITPISHATGVFDWGDTVFYTDPVGGAEAFSDQKKPDFVLITDIHPDHMDAETLKALNLGDTKIIVPQAVKEKLPEELQTNLIVMNNGDTKEIMDFKIKAVPMYNLPESKDAFHPKGRGNGYVLEKNGKRLYISGDTEDTPEMRNLENIDVALVSMNLPYTMPVKQAAEGVLAFKPKKVIPYHYRGKDGFANIEKFKELVNEGDKNIEVELMDWYPDTDSEKTKE